TCCATTGCAAGAAATATAATATTCGGACTTGTCTTACGGATGGATTCTTTTACAAGCAACTCGCGTTGTGTGTTTAAGTATCCGGCATGACGTCCTACGATCCTAACTCCTGGAAAATGTCTGGAAAGATTGAAATAAACTTTCTCGACGATCTCTTCCTTTCCACCCAAAAGAAAAATAGAATAATTTCTAAGCTCGCAAAGACGAACTAAGTCCATCATGAGTGCGATTGTGGGAATTCTTTCTTTTAATTCTCCACCTAATTTTTTAGCGGCCCATTGTAGACCTGCACCTTCCGCTAAGATTAAGCTAGCTTTTTGCGCGATCCGATGTAACTTCTTCCCTTTGCGAAGAGCCATAGTCTTGATAGGATCCAAAAGAAGAACATGATGGAATTTATCCTTCTCTTCCATGAGATGATAAATTTTTGCCACCGCCTCGTCTAGGCTGGCGTTATCAAAAGGTACACCTAAAATGGGAGCCTTTTCCAAATCGTCCACATTCAGGGTCTGATAATCTAGTAAGTAGTCGCGATCATCCTTTGCAGATAGATGGCGTATTTCCCCTGGCTGTTTCATAGGGATCATCTTATTGGACATAATTTGGGAGTCAATTGAAACTTAGGGTTCCGAACCTCCAAAAACCTGGTCCTTTACGGATTCTTTATCTCCTTAAGGATACGAATGCAATCGTAAAAGGAATCTTTTTCCGATGCGGAAGCGATCATTGCATAGGATAATGGTCCCAATTCTGATAATTCTATCATCTGTTTAGGACCGATCCCTCCGATCGGAGTGACAGGTATTTTAGCAATTTGTAAGGCTTCTTGGACACCGGAAAGACCTATGGGAACATCTTCCGTGTCCTTGGAGTTTGTAGCGTATACCGGTCCAAGACCAGTATAGTCCCAGACTCCAGGCTCTAAACCTGCAATATCTTCGGAATTATGACAGGAAGTGCCTAGGTATAATCCGCTGGAGCGGATCTTCTTCCTATCCTCTAAAGAAAGAGAAGCATAATCTTCTTTTCCTATATGAAGTCCGAAACATTTCCATTCCAAGGCCTCTTTCCAATAATCATTCAGAATGATCGGAAAATCTGGAAATGCATCTATCAGACTTTTATAAACCTTCTTTAAAGTTTCAGGGGTCTCTTTTTTGGCGCGTATCTGATAGAATGGGATCCATTCTCTTTGGTAATTCCAAAGTTCCACGATTCGGATCGGATCCTTGGAAAATTTGGAACAATATTCTAGATCTAGGATTGGATAAATACCAGGCGCTTTCCAGATACTATGTCTGGGTCTAAGTGGGAATTCCAAAAACGATTCAACCCCCGCCTACAAATTTCAGGATCTCTATTTTATCCCCTTCCTCTAAGGAAGAGTTCTTCCAACGGTCCCTTTTTAAGATCTCTCCGTTCTTCTGGATCGCTACCGTTTCCGGTTTTAATTTTAAGGATTCTAATAGCGAAAATAAATCCGGAGAAGAAAGTTCCCGAATAGAGAATTCCTTACCGTTTACAATCATTCCATGCACCTCGGTCTAGATACTTCATTCCTTTCGATTCTCCGCTAACGTCGAATGTTTTTTAGTTTACCGTTCTATCAGGGCCGAAAACGATTTACTTATATGACCCGATTTCTCCCGTTTTTTCTAGCAATCGCACTCTTAGGTATTTTGTCATGTAATAGCGGAGAGAGAGATATCAAGGGAAATGCCTTGGCGACATTTTACGCAAACTGCACCGGCGGGTCATATCCGGCCTGTAAGAATGCCTGCGAAAATAAGTACGGGACCACAGTCACAACTACGAATCTAGCAGGTTTAAACACCTGTCTTTCTAACTGCAATACAAGCTGCAATATTTCCACTTTTTGCTTCCAGTTGTCCCAAAGTTGCAAAAGTGATTGTGATTCTTATATGACCAACTGTGTATTAATTCTAGGCGCGACAGGATTCGGCCAATAATCAGCTCAAATTTCCTAGTCTAAACAGGGAGGCCGCAAAAATTCCAGCGGTCTCTATTCTCAAAATAGATTCTCCTACATTGACAGATAAAATCTTATACTGAGAAATCAGTTCTAATTCTTCTTTTCTAAATCCGCCTTCCGGTCCTATCAAAACGATTCTATTTTGTATGTTTTCCGAATTGATCCGTATCTCCGACCTTGGATCAAAAAGAAGAAGTTCCTCTTTTTTAGATTTGGAGTCTTCTAAAAATTTAGAAAGTGAGATCGGCCCTTTAATCTCAGGCAAAAAATCCTGACCGGATTGAGAAGAAGCTTCTGCAGCAACCTTCAGAAGTCTTTCCGGATTTAAGTCCTTTCTATCCGAATGAGAAAATACTAAAAAATTAAATTCAGTGATCCCAAGCTCTGTTCCTTTTTGGATGAGCCACTCTAGCCTGTTTCCTTTAGGAATGGCGGTCGCGATCTTTGCAGAAGTTTTAGGTCTTTCTTTTTTTTCAGTACCTATCAGACTTCCGATTTTAGAAGAAGAAGGTACACTGTATGCAAAACTTGCGCCTGCACCGTCCTTTATGATTACCGTTTTTTCTTCCGAAAAAACTCGAAATGCTTTTAGATGAGAAATTTCCTCTCCCTCTAGTTTCAGTTCGGGAGAAGAAGAAAACCCAGGTCGGAAAAAAACGATCTCTTCCGAGGACATTAGAGTCTGTTTAGATTATCCAATTCGAATAAAGAAGGATCCGGTTTTACATCCCGATCCACTTCAGTATATTCCAGTACACTGATCGCACCTGTATTCAGATCCAACATTTCCAATCTACTGACAATATCTTCTTTTGTGACTTTCTGTTTTGCTTTTACCTTAACAGGACCGTACTTTATATTCATGGTTTTATAAAGTACCCCGTCTTTATCATGGAAATCCAAACGAATGGGTCTCAATGTATCCGGTTCCAAAAGTAAAATGAGTTTGGAATAAAAATACGGAACGATCGGTCTAAGTGCCACTCGTTTCATTTTTTTTCCTGCAATATCCAAATCGCTTTGTACGATCGGATTATAATTTGCTTGGTAAGAAGTTCCCGCCAGATCCACGAAACTGAATCCTGTATTGAGATGATTCTCGTATTTTTCTTCGTCGTTCTTTTTGAAAATTTTCCGGGAAAGTGCATTGAAGGCGAAGATCAATTCTCCGTCTTCCTTAAATAGGATCTTATATTCTAGACCGCGGCCCTTGCTTTCGAATAGGGAGAGAGAATCTTCTCCCTTTCTGAAAATGCTCATATCCCATGTCCAGGAATCCCCTGTCTTTTTGATCAGGATCAGGTTTGCTTTGACTAAACCGTCCGCTTTCAAGAGTGCCTGGTCCAGTCTTGCAACTAATTCCTGGGCGACCCTTGCTTTATCCGGTGGAGCCTGAGCATGGGAAATTTTCCCAGTCATGAGAATCGGGAATATTAGGAGTATCGAAATAAGATGAAACTTTTTCAAAACCTTTCCTTCCCGACAAATCTAAGGGTTCTATTATTCTGCTCTTAAACTAGGTGCACTATAAGAGTAAAGACTATGAACGGAACCTTGGGCTTGAGCGGATTCACTCCTTCTTTCGAATCTGAGTTTTCCTTCTCTAAGTCCTTGATGTAAGTCTTGGACGGAACGAAATCCCATATCCTGAAAAGAAAGTCGTAGTCCTAGGCTTAAATATGGAATAAAGTTCAGAATTGAACCTCTATCCACGACGGAACCGCTGACTCCTTGAGCCACTTTCACTTTTTGGCCCTCGTTAAAATAACGTTTGTCCCCACCGGCTTTCATGGCTTCGATACTTGCCATTCCGCGATACTTTTTGAGACGTATTCCATTCTCGTAAAAATACTCTCCGGGTGCCTCAGTTGTTCCGGCGAACATAAATCCCATCATACATGCGGAGGCTCCGATTGCCAAAGCATTTGCGATATCTCCGATATTGGAAATTCCACCGTCTGCAATAACAGGAACATCGTGCTTTGCTGCATGGGCCGCAGTTTGGTATACCGCGGTTGCCTGTGCTCTTCCCACAGCCATGGTGTCTTGGGTAATGCATATGGAACCAGGTCCCATTCCGATCCTAAGTCCGTCCGCACCGGCGCTGATCAGATTTTCTGCTTGGCCACGAGTGACTACGTTTCCGCCGATCACTTCTAGATTTTTAAAATTGGATTTAATGAATTGGAGCATCTCGATCTGGTAGATTGAGTTTCCTTGGGCAGAGTCGATGATGATCACATCCGCTCCTGCCTCATACAATGCAGCGACCCTGTCCCTGGATTCAGGTAAGGTAGAAACCGCAGCCCCGCATCTAAGTCTTTTGTTCTCGTCCTTGGAAGAATCTGGGAATTCCTTATTCTTTTTCAGGTCGGAACGACTCACTAAAGAGACAAGTTTTCCATCCTTGTCAATGATCGGAAGTTTTCCGATCTTCTCTTTTTTGATGATATCGTTTGCTTCTTTTAAAGTGATCCCCGCTTTTCCGGTAATCACCTCCGTGGTCATAACTTTTTCCACAGGAATAGAACGATCTCTTTCAAAATCGATATCTCTATTGGTTACAATTCCTACCAGTTTAGAATTTCTGGTCCCGTCCGCAGTGATCGGAATTCCGGTAAATCCTAAAGTCTCTTTGATCCTGTCCAGATCGTGGATTGTGTTTTTCGGTCCTAGTACCACAGGGTCAGAAATGAATCCGTTCTCGAAACGTTTCACTTTGCTCACTTCTGCAACCTGTTCTTCTACAGTATTATTGTAATGGATAATTCCTATCCCTCCCATAAGGGCCTGTGCAATAGCCATGGAGGACTCAGTCACAGTATCCATCGGGGAACTCACGAATGGTCTTTTGAGTTTGATCTTTTTTGTTAATCTAGTCTCTAGTTCTACTTCGGAAGGATTGAAATCGATAAAACCGGGCAGGACTAAAAAGTCCCGATAGGTAAGCCCGATTTGCATGCTGAAAAGTTCTTCGCCGGATAGGCCGTCTAAAAATTGGGAGTCTCGGTAAGATTGGTTTGACATTAGTGTACCTTACCTATTACATCAAAACGAAGCCAAAGGCTGGAATCAAGATAATTTTCCGCCGGAATCCGATCGACCTAGGAATTTAATGGAAAAGGTTCAAAGGAAACAAAGAGACAAAGAGTTCATCACAGATCCTGGTAAAAAACTCCATATCATTGGAAAATTTCTACTCAAAACAGATCTACTCGTAAGGGATACGGAAACTCACGAATCCGTTCAACTGCTCTCCGTCAATAAAGACGCCACAAAAATTTTAGTACAGGGTCGGATGGCCGAACAATTTAAGCTGAATGCTCATATTGTTTTATACAAACTGCTCGCAAGATACGTCGAACTAGAATGCGAGGTTCTGGAAGAAAAACCCAATAACCAATTTATCATGCTAGTGGAACATGTTTCCATCGCGAGCAGAGAGAGAAAATTCACTAGGATCAAACCTCCAGATGGAAGCGTTTGGATCACGAACCTGCGCACTAGCAGGACCACAATCGATGCGAACTTATTCAACATTCCCACTTCCGTAAAAGTGAATTTTGCGGACACGGAAAGAACTCTTAAACCTAAGTTCGATATTGTCAAAATTGACGTCTTCAATTCTATCGGGGATAAATTCGATCTAGTCAAAAAGACCGGAAAAATATTATATATCCCGAATACACAAAAACCAGATTCTTTTAAATCTTCCGATC
Above is a genomic segment from Leptospira johnsonii containing:
- a CDS encoding thiamine phosphate synthase; translation: MEFPLRPRHSIWKAPGIYPILDLEYCSKFSKDPIRIVELWNYQREWIPFYQIRAKKETPETLKKVYKSLIDAFPDFPIILNDYWKEALEWKCFGLHIGKEDYASLSLEDRKKIRSSGLYLGTSCHNSEDIAGLEPGVWDYTGLGPVYATNSKDTEDVPIGLSGVQEALQIAKIPVTPIGGIGPKQMIELSELGPLSYAMIASASEKDSFYDCIRILKEIKNP
- a CDS encoding WecB/TagA/CpsF family glycosyltransferase, which encodes MKQPGEIRHLSAKDDRDYLLDYQTLNVDDLEKAPILGVPFDNASLDEAVAKIYHLMEEKDKFHHVLLLDPIKTMALRKGKKLHRIAQKASLILAEGAGLQWAAKKLGGELKERIPTIALMMDLVRLCELRNYSIFLLGGKEEIVEKVYFNLSRHFPGVRIVGRHAGYLNTQRELLVKESIRKTSPNIIFLAMDFPDQEIWVENNTAFFGHAVVIGVGPAMDILSGKVKKAPNVFKLKGLTWLWRIMVRPWRLIRLSRMFGFFIVVAIKSLFVKKKK
- a CDS encoding DUF1577 domain-containing protein; amino-acid sequence: MEKVQRKQRDKEFITDPGKKLHIIGKFLLKTDLLVRDTETHESVQLLSVNKDATKILVQGRMAEQFKLNAHIVLYKLLARYVELECEVLEEKPNNQFIMLVEHVSIASRERKFTRIKPPDGSVWITNLRTSRTTIDANLFNIPTSVKVNFADTERTLKPKFDIVKIDVFNSIGDKFDLVKKTGKILYIPNTQKPDSFKSSDPNGFIDYEQELGDEEDVRKKIIEYANQKIRSELIVPVIYINHDEQAIPIGYVHAQNRNKEIDISEVMEIKTLTFDMVDRIRESNTILVKERFAVIDLSTGGLRVKINHPDLNSELPRRKGFTFDIFFKMQSPITAYGVVRSVARDTDGNLYVGLSLEGNSARPGEKKRFIDNVNRMLSDSGVKVG
- a CDS encoding 16S rRNA (uracil(1498)-N(3))-methyltransferase, translating into MSSEEIVFFRPGFSSSPELKLEGEEISHLKAFRVFSEEKTVIIKDGAGASFAYSVPSSSKIGSLIGTEKKERPKTSAKIATAIPKGNRLEWLIQKGTELGITEFNFLVFSHSDRKDLNPERLLKVAAEASSQSGQDFLPEIKGPISLSKFLEDSKSKKEELLLFDPRSEIRINSENIQNRIVLIGPEGGFRKEELELISQYKILSVNVGESILRIETAGIFAASLFRLGNLS
- the guaB gene encoding IMP dehydrogenase, encoding MSNQSYRDSQFLDGLSGEELFSMQIGLTYRDFLVLPGFIDFNPSEVELETRLTKKIKLKRPFVSSPMDTVTESSMAIAQALMGGIGIIHYNNTVEEQVAEVSKVKRFENGFISDPVVLGPKNTIHDLDRIKETLGFTGIPITADGTRNSKLVGIVTNRDIDFERDRSIPVEKVMTTEVITGKAGITLKEANDIIKKEKIGKLPIIDKDGKLVSLVSRSDLKKNKEFPDSSKDENKRLRCGAAVSTLPESRDRVAALYEAGADVIIIDSAQGNSIYQIEMLQFIKSNFKNLEVIGGNVVTRGQAENLISAGADGLRIGMGPGSICITQDTMAVGRAQATAVYQTAAHAAKHDVPVIADGGISNIGDIANALAIGASACMMGFMFAGTTEAPGEYFYENGIRLKKYRGMASIEAMKAGGDKRYFNEGQKVKVAQGVSGSVVDRGSILNFIPYLSLGLRLSFQDMGFRSVQDLHQGLREGKLRFERRSESAQAQGSVHSLYSYSAPSLRAE
- a CDS encoding outer membrane lipoprotein-sorting protein, producing the protein MTGKISHAQAPPDKARVAQELVARLDQALLKADGLVKANLILIKKTGDSWTWDMSIFRKGEDSLSLFESKGRGLEYKILFKEDGELIFAFNALSRKIFKKNDEEKYENHLNTGFSFVDLAGTSYQANYNPIVQSDLDIAGKKMKRVALRPIVPYFYSKLILLLEPDTLRPIRLDFHDKDGVLYKTMNIKYGPVKVKAKQKVTKEDIVSRLEMLDLNTGAISVLEYTEVDRDVKPDPSLFELDNLNRL
- the thiS gene encoding sulfur carrier protein ThiS, encoding MIVNGKEFSIRELSSPDLFSLLESLKLKPETVAIQKNGEILKRDRWKNSSLEEGDKIEILKFVGGG